The Arachis ipaensis cultivar K30076 chromosome B03, Araip1.1, whole genome shotgun sequence region GatgatttttcttcttgtgaacaTTGAAGTTGCAGAGTGTGCATTGTATAGCTTGAAGTTACAGTTTAGACTGTTAAGATTATATGAGATATAATAGAAATTGGGAGAGAATAGTGTCGTTTCCGAACAGAGGGGTTATGGATCATTTTGTTCCCTATTAGAGTTGCCAGGGACTATTTTATCTTCCGTTAGAGTTGACAGAATAAATGACCTAAGTAATTGACAGAATCAGCTATTAGAGAccaattaagtaattaattttagttgggaaCTAAAGTATCTGGTACGAAATTTTTTGAATATCAAAATGGTTAAATACTCTTGATTGATTAACAACGTTTTAGATTTTTGTTTATCATTAATTAAAttcctttatttttttctaatgAACTAGGACGAGTAAATCCCCATAATAGTCCCTGAGATTCGGGTCGTTACCCAATGTGAtccctgagattccaattgcaccatTGTAATCCTCCAGATACGGCTCCAGGTACCATAATAGTCCCTGGACAGTTTTTCGGTGATGAGTCATGACCGACGATTTGATGTGTCACGAGGTTGCCACGTTGAGAGCCAAAACGTTGGCGTTTTGGGTTGGTGCCCCAATTTGACAAAAACGTCGTCGTTtggctcaaaataaaaatatgaaacgCGCTTCATCAAAAACACACCGTCTCTTCACTTGTCTTCTCCACTTCCACCCtatgtcttcttcttttcttcttcttcttcctcctctcttcATGAATGCCACTACCTTAGGGTTCCTTTGGTGAGATTGAAATTCTTACACTCAGAAGAtatcaaaatcaagttttacTTCATCGTTCGTTTCCTCCTGCGTCAGAAACAAGAGGTTCTGCCATTTGTaaaggtaatttttttttattctttttttgcaATGCATGATGATTTTTGTATATGCTTGTGTTGTTAGTGTGGTTGGAattatggttttttttttgttcCGTTACTATGGTTCTAGGGTTTGATTAGGTTGGGGTTTCATGAGATGATTTGTTTGATTATGGTCATGCTCTGTTTGAAAATAATGCTCTGTTACTTCCTTAGGGTTCCATTGGTGAGGTTGAAATTCTTTCAGTCAGAAGACATCAAAATCAAGTTTCACTTCATCTTCATCGTTTGTTTCCTCCTGCGTCAGAAACAAGAGGTTCTGCCATTTGTAaaggtaaatttttttttattctttttttgcaATGCATGATGATTTTTGTATATGCTTGTGTTGTTAGTGTGGttggaattttggtttttttttttctgttattaTGGTTCTATGGTTTGATTAGGTTGGGGTTTCATGAGAATCTCTGTTTGATTATGGTCATGCTCTGTTTGAATATAATGATCTGTTTCATGGTCATGAGTGTTCTATTTGATAAAACTCTTATCTGTTGATGTCTGTTATCTGTTTGATAAAACTCTTATCAGTTCTTATGTATAATGATGAGAATATTTAAAAGATCTATTTTACTTAagccattttaattttattagaagATTAGAAATAAACAGCAACATGTTATCACAAAAGTATACTCTTTATTAAGTTTGTAGAAGATGTGATGTTATGAAACTTGAAACATacatattcaaataaaaattccaTGTCTGGGAGTCAATATTGTAAGGTTAAGGAGTGCCCTTGGGTGGTTTATGCATCAAGGGACCATGAGGACACTTGTTGGCAGATCAAAACCTTTAATGACGACCACACATGTCCCAGGGAAGACAAAAATAGGGCTGCTAATAGGAATTGGGTCTGCAGCAAGCTTGTGAAGAAGGTTAGAAAATATCCCAACTTCAGACATTGCGAAGCTACAACCTATTTCAGAACACGTTTTGATTTGACACCAAACAAAAATTCAATCTCGAGGGCTTTGATGGATGCTAGAAGTGTAGTGTATGGTGATGAAAAGGAACAATATAAGATGGTGATGGACTATGGCTTGACTTTGCTGAAAACCAATCCCGGTTCAACAGTGCAAATATGTACCAAACCTCAACCAAATGGAGAAGTTATTTTTGAGAGAATGTATGTGTGCTTAAGTGGTTGTAAAAATGGGTTCAAATCTGGCTGCCGTCCTTTGATTGGATTAGATGGAGCATTCCTGAAGACTCAATTTGGTGGACAAATTCTGTCAGCTGTTGGACAGGATGCGAACCATCATATCTACGTCATTGCATGGGCAATTGTGGAGATAGAGAATAGGGAAAACTGGAAGTGGTTTCTTGAATTACTGCATCTAGACTTGGGACATTACAAAGAAAATGGCTGGTGCTTTATATCCGATATGCAAAAGGTAACCATGCATATTCGACCAGTATTAATCCTATTATTAATTAACTGTTATTGTTGTTATGACAATTATGTTTTgaatgaattaatacaatttattTGGCTGAAAAATGTTGATTTTATCCTTTATTAGTATGTATGCTATATTAGTGCAGAAATGTTTCATTTAGTTTGCAAGTTATTTGACTGAATTGTTGAACTTATAACTTGATAGTATGTTTGCTATATTAGTGCAGAAAGGTTTCATCAGTTTGCAAGTTATTTGACTGAAATGTTGATTGGCATGGTTAGTGCACCTATTGTTGCTGTTAACATGTGATAGTTACTATCTGTGTTGTTTTACCATTGTACATAGTTACCATGGGCTATCGAATTAAACGTCAGGGACTATTATGTGTACTCGTGTTAAATGTGAAGGACTATTATGGGGAGGGTGAGT contains the following coding sequences:
- the LOC107632514 gene encoding uncharacterized protein LOC107632514, whose translation is MSGSQYCKVKECPWVVYASRDHEDTCWQIKTFNDDHTCPREDKNRAANRNWVCSKLVKKVRKYPNFRHCEATTYFRTRFDLTPNKNSISRALMDARSVVYGDEKEQYKMVMDYGLTLLKTNPGSTVQICTKPQPNGEVIFERMYVCLSGCKNGFKSGCRPLIGLDGAFLKTQFGGQILSAVGQDANHHIYVIAWAIVEIENRENWKWFLELLHLDLGHYKENGWCFISDMQKYVCYISAERFHQFASYLTEMLIGMDYYGEGEFMLGTVMVIDHDWQGLIHYVLLNDHDWQGLISAMYEVFNAKIKDARAKPIITLLEEVRMFVMRTTAKNKVKLNNHTGVLTSVIKSRLEKPQDDGDQRDGEDNHLVQSTEIGQATSDAQPVEIDISQPTASDVEDSQKDHGIKRPSTLSPRRRSSPLATSVPVNSMQGASSGTATRLVNYMKFIPTPGFKAPRKKN